In Corynebacterium matruchotii, a single genomic region encodes these proteins:
- a CDS encoding SDR family NAD(P)-dependent oxidoreductase, with protein sequence MSLVFVTGAASGVGLLTARELIDDGHDVVIHARNPERLTGEVTEIVDKVRGVVYGDLDNVTGVETVAASANEYGAFDAVIHNAGSDNEQKTFAVNVVAPYVLSALMTRPKRIVTVSSVMHVNGSPEALPNAFATGVIDYSNSKLFVTALMMGLARHWPDVMVHSVHPGWVPTRMGGPSATDDLDLSYRTQTWLATAPESDIMPRTGGYWFHKQVQNPHSATLDPAFQDEVLHGLKEYTGVELPL encoded by the coding sequence ATGTCCCTGGTTTTTGTTACTGGTGCAGCAAGTGGCGTGGGGCTGTTGACCGCCCGTGAGCTTATCGACGATGGTCACGATGTAGTGATTCACGCCCGCAACCCGGAGCGGCTCACCGGTGAGGTCACCGAGATTGTCGATAAGGTACGGGGTGTGGTGTACGGCGACCTCGATAATGTCACCGGTGTGGAGACGGTGGCGGCCTCCGCTAACGAATACGGCGCGTTCGATGCGGTGATTCATAATGCCGGTTCGGACAACGAGCAGAAAACCTTTGCGGTGAATGTGGTCGCCCCCTATGTGCTATCGGCCTTGATGACGCGACCAAAGCGGATCGTAACGGTGAGCAGCGTCATGCATGTGAATGGGTCGCCGGAGGCCCTACCGAACGCATTTGCGACCGGTGTTATCGACTACTCGAATTCGAAATTGTTTGTGACTGCACTGATGATGGGGCTTGCTCGGCATTGGCCAGATGTCATGGTGCATAGCGTGCATCCCGGCTGGGTACCGACCCGCATGGGTGGCCCATCGGCCACCGACGACCTGGATTTGAGCTATCGCACCCAAACCTGGTTGGCCACCGCCCCGGAGTCGGATATTATGCCGCGGACCGGGGGTTATTGGTTCCATAAACAGGTGCAAAATCCGCACTCGGCAACGTTGGATCCGGCGTTTCAAGATGAGGTGCTGCATGGACTGAAGGAATACACCGGGGTGGAGTTACCGCTGTAG
- a CDS encoding L,D-transpeptidase, with protein sequence MKVSRRSAKKTIVAFLCSSALLLGACTVEQGSATDVGDKSSAAKASEAPKVNAPKASVKDGATGVSPRDTVEVKSQDKGLKKVSMTNEDGNEVKGKLSDDKMSWSTAEELGFNRNYTITAEDKNGKKSTTKFSTIEANNLAENSLSPLDGSTVGVAQTIGVRFDSIVRDRKAVEKAIKIETEPKVEGAFYWISNQEVRWRPEKFWEPGTKVKVDADLYGVKIGDSSYASNGNKASFTIGNKVEAVVDDNTKMMTVYEDGKEVKSMPVSLGSPAWPTPKGIYMIGDSYPSIVMDSTSYGLSLENGGYRTPVQYATQMSYSGIFVHAAPWSVWAQGNTNTSHGCVNVSEENAAWFQNFVKRGDIVNVKNTAGEQLSVYDGLGDWNLDWATWKKGNANEAP encoded by the coding sequence ATGAAGGTCTCGCGCAGGTCTGCGAAGAAGACGATTGTGGCGTTTCTGTGCAGCTCAGCTTTATTGCTGGGTGCATGCACAGTTGAGCAGGGGTCGGCCACCGATGTGGGCGACAAGTCTAGCGCGGCAAAAGCCTCGGAAGCTCCGAAGGTCAATGCCCCTAAGGCTAGTGTGAAAGACGGCGCGACTGGCGTTTCTCCACGGGATACCGTTGAGGTAAAATCGCAGGACAAAGGTTTAAAAAAGGTCTCTATGACCAATGAGGATGGCAATGAGGTCAAAGGCAAGCTTTCCGACGACAAAATGTCCTGGTCTACCGCGGAGGAATTAGGTTTTAACCGTAATTACACCATTACTGCTGAAGATAAGAATGGCAAAAAGAGCACGACAAAGTTCTCCACCATTGAGGCGAATAATTTAGCGGAAAACTCTCTCTCCCCCCTAGATGGGTCCACTGTTGGGGTGGCCCAAACCATCGGGGTGCGGTTTGATTCCATCGTCCGTGACCGCAAGGCTGTGGAGAAGGCCATTAAGATCGAAACCGAGCCCAAGGTTGAGGGTGCGTTCTATTGGATTTCCAACCAGGAAGTTCGGTGGCGCCCAGAAAAATTCTGGGAACCCGGCACCAAAGTGAAGGTTGATGCCGATCTTTATGGTGTCAAAATTGGTGATAGCTCATATGCGTCTAACGGCAATAAAGCCTCGTTTACCATTGGTAATAAGGTGGAAGCCGTCGTGGATGACAACACCAAGATGATGACCGTGTACGAGGATGGTAAGGAAGTGAAATCCATGCCGGTGTCGTTGGGTTCGCCAGCATGGCCGACCCCGAAGGGCATTTACATGATTGGTGATTCTTACCCATCAATCGTGATGGACTCCACCTCTTACGGTCTGTCTCTGGAAAACGGTGGTTACCGCACCCCGGTGCAGTATGCTACCCAAATGTCGTACTCCGGCATTTTCGTGCACGCCGCCCCTTGGTCGGTGTGGGCACAGGGCAACACCAACACCTCACATGGTTGCGTGAACGTCAGCGAAGAAAACGCAGCATGGTTCCAAAACTTTGTGAAGCGCGGTGACATTGTTAACGTGAAGAACACTGCTGGGGAACAACTAAGCGTGTATGACGGTTTGGGTGACTGGAACTTGGACTGGGCAACCTGGAAGAAGGGTAACGCCAACGAGGCTCCTTAA
- a CDS encoding ATP-dependent nuclease produces the protein MYLSKLTLKNFRQFSEEDPLEVDFQPGVVALAGPNDSGKTAIIDGIRYLLRTRDQDYQLFQDDDYYISPNNEQANYFTISVIFEDLSCEDRARYLEYLTYPIDSSGTRKTDEDVILQLTLRVEKKKNGNRFWNDAKLYCGSEALVGKIVDSETRNLLACTYLRPLRDAEHEMSSGRNSRLSQVLKQFPSINDGEKIINGYIPTSDNELRELSLSGLSDLLKILINDNNSIKEATDELNQKHLTNLILRNESITGEFTFTTGATDDAKLQQVLEQLDLTLKGSEGQSDRGRFGLGSNNLLFIACELLLIAKGDIGFPLLLVEEPEAHLHPQRQLQLLEYLLEQAEGTSKIQVIISTHSPILTSKVKVENIILVNHGKAHSLAKGKTQLSNNDYSFLSRFLDVTKSNLFFAENLIIVEGDAEELLIPVIAKLIGYDLTKHGISIINVGGVGLRRYSRIFQRKDENAQPVGIRVSNITDRDLIPEAALPILGYEHPKSEEEDKKSTRRWRSESDPKLGKIWGNEESIEEGRENYIRRKKEGDSNFVKTFVSDHWTFEYDLAYAGLAKEVFAAAKLALKDESLHKEDNYCKKREEIRKEAINEFYKLSDARSVPPAVQAYRLFIEGSKASKSIAAQYLGDILYERFTNPDSEKLRDYLPSYIIEAIEFAAGTNTNMHNYKVIE, from the coding sequence ATGTATTTAAGCAAACTTACGCTTAAGAATTTCCGCCAATTTAGCGAGGAGGACCCGTTAGAAGTTGACTTTCAGCCTGGCGTTGTAGCATTAGCCGGCCCTAATGATAGTGGAAAAACTGCAATCATAGATGGAATACGCTACCTTCTTAGAACCCGAGATCAGGATTATCAACTTTTTCAAGATGATGACTATTACATCAGTCCAAACAATGAGCAAGCCAATTATTTCACAATTAGTGTGATCTTCGAAGATCTATCTTGTGAAGATCGAGCTCGATACCTTGAATATTTAACCTATCCTATCGATTCTTCTGGGACACGAAAAACGGATGAAGATGTTATCCTTCAGTTAACATTGCGTGTTGAAAAAAAGAAAAATGGCAATCGTTTTTGGAATGACGCAAAACTTTACTGCGGATCAGAAGCTTTAGTAGGGAAAATCGTAGACTCAGAAACCAGAAATCTACTAGCTTGTACCTATCTACGCCCATTACGTGACGCAGAACATGAAATGTCTTCAGGACGAAACTCCCGCTTGTCTCAAGTTCTGAAACAATTCCCATCAATCAATGATGGCGAGAAAATAATTAATGGTTACATACCCACTTCGGATAATGAGCTAAGAGAACTTAGCTTATCCGGATTATCAGACTTACTAAAGATACTTATTAATGATAACAACAGCATCAAAGAGGCAACAGATGAGTTAAATCAAAAGCATCTAACGAATTTAATCCTCCGGAATGAATCCATCACTGGTGAATTTACTTTTACAACCGGAGCAACGGATGATGCTAAATTACAACAAGTATTAGAGCAACTTGATTTAACGCTCAAAGGTAGCGAAGGACAAAGTGACAGAGGCCGCTTTGGACTTGGCTCTAACAATCTACTATTTATAGCCTGCGAACTATTACTCATAGCTAAAGGTGATATTGGTTTCCCTCTTCTATTGGTTGAAGAACCTGAAGCACACCTACACCCTCAACGTCAATTACAGTTACTAGAATACCTACTTGAACAGGCTGAAGGCACATCAAAAATCCAAGTAATTATTTCCACACATAGCCCAATTCTTACTTCAAAAGTCAAGGTCGAAAATATCATCCTTGTCAATCATGGAAAAGCACATTCTTTAGCAAAGGGCAAAACCCAACTCTCAAATAATGACTACAGTTTCCTGTCAAGGTTCCTGGATGTTACCAAAAGTAATTTATTCTTCGCTGAAAATCTGATTATCGTGGAAGGTGATGCGGAAGAACTACTTATACCAGTCATCGCCAAATTAATTGGTTATGACTTAACAAAACATGGCATTTCAATTATTAATGTGGGAGGTGTTGGTCTGCGACGATATTCTCGCATTTTCCAGAGAAAAGACGAAAATGCTCAACCTGTAGGTATCAGGGTATCTAACATAACGGATCGTGATCTCATCCCAGAAGCAGCTCTCCCAATATTAGGGTATGAGCACCCAAAAAGTGAAGAAGAGGATAAAAAATCAACCCGAAGGTGGCGATCTGAATCTGATCCAAAACTTGGCAAGATATGGGGAAATGAAGAATCCATCGAAGAGGGCCGAGAAAACTATATCCGCAGAAAGAAAGAAGGCGATAGCAATTTCGTAAAGACTTTCGTGTCGGATCACTGGACTTTTGAATACGATCTGGCATACGCAGGCTTAGCAAAAGAAGTATTTGCAGCAGCTAAATTAGCATTAAAAGACGAAAGTCTACATAAAGAAGATAACTATTGTAAAAAACGCGAAGAAATTCGCAAAGAAGCTATCAATGAATTCTACAAACTGTCTGATGCCCGTTCGGTACCCCCTGCCGTTCAAGCGTACAGACTTTTTATCGAGGGAAGTAAAGCATCAAAGTCGATAGCCGCACAGTATCTTGGGGATATTCTCTATGAAAGGTTTACCAATCCTGATTCTGAGAAGTTAAGGGATTACTTACCATCGTACATTATTGAAGCAATTGAATTTGCGGCAGGCACTAACACTAATATGCATAATTATAAAGTGATTGAATAA
- the cmtR gene encoding Cd(II)/Pb(II)-sensing metalloregulatory transcriptional regulator CmtR: MLTIASRLDVMNRLGRAMADGTRSRILLSLLEKPGYPAQLARDLELTRTNVSNHLACLRACGIVVAIPEGRRTRYEIADPHITRALESLMDAVLMVDESQPCVDDCCAPAPAKGKA, from the coding sequence ATGCTGACTATTGCTTCTCGGCTGGACGTCATGAATCGCCTGGGGCGAGCCATGGCGGACGGCACTCGATCACGTATTCTCCTATCACTCCTAGAAAAACCCGGATACCCGGCTCAGCTGGCCCGGGACCTAGAGCTCACTCGAACAAACGTTTCTAACCACTTGGCCTGCCTGCGTGCCTGTGGAATCGTGGTCGCCATCCCAGAGGGCCGGCGGACCCGCTACGAAATTGCGGACCCGCACATCACGCGGGCGTTGGAATCGCTCATGGACGCGGTGCTGATGGTAGACGAATCACAGCCATGCGTCGACGACTGTTGTGCTCCCGCACCGGCAAAGGGGAAGGCATGA
- a CDS encoding CPBP family intramembrane glutamic endopeptidase, with product MMDIFARQQAKPFFLVLIRLVVMAALALATYGVLRVTGISRDFPPTDIIYFPFVTIICGVVIWRTFRQYNASFWAYLGFERHRIGKDIAWGLLWLVVTYIPLIITLMGAMYLMFGADMFNHFEQIFSKSSPQLPGGVIATISILSAIMFLANAPIEEIIYRGWLQTGLTHRYGAVVAIIVQGLLFGLQHTMFAIDVRGMVVYGFAFFAWGVTAGIIVHKQRRLAPMVIAHWIVNLAFLG from the coding sequence ATGATGGATATATTCGCTAGACAACAGGCCAAGCCATTCTTTTTGGTGCTCATCCGGCTAGTGGTCATGGCGGCATTGGCGCTTGCGACCTACGGCGTCCTCAGGGTGACCGGTATTAGCAGGGATTTTCCGCCGACCGATATTATCTATTTTCCGTTTGTCACTATTATCTGCGGTGTCGTTATTTGGCGTACGTTTCGTCAATACAACGCTTCGTTCTGGGCTTATCTTGGTTTTGAGAGGCATCGGATAGGAAAAGATATTGCGTGGGGGCTGCTTTGGCTGGTTGTCACATATATCCCATTGATTATCACCTTGATGGGGGCAATGTACCTCATGTTTGGTGCCGACATGTTCAACCATTTTGAGCAGATATTCAGCAAGTCAAGCCCGCAACTGCCCGGCGGCGTCATCGCAACAATAAGCATATTGAGCGCAATTATGTTCCTGGCCAATGCGCCGATTGAAGAAATCATTTATCGCGGTTGGCTACAAACCGGTCTCACGCACCGCTATGGCGCTGTGGTTGCCATTATTGTTCAGGGGCTGCTGTTTGGGTTGCAGCACACCATGTTTGCTATCGACGTTCGGGGCATGGTGGTTTATGGATTCGCGTTCTTTGCATGGGGTGTTACCGCCGGCATCATTGTGCATAAGCAAAGGCGTCTGGCGCCCATGGTTATTGCGCACTGGATTGTCAACCTGGCGTTTTTGGGGTAG
- a CDS encoding nicotinamidase yields the protein MLELMRALVIVDVQNDFCPGGALGVAGGTAVAEGIAEWVKAKDYPVVVTTQDWHIDPGAHFNADPDFRDSWPVHCVAGSPGAELHSALADVPVTAAFFKGQHSAAYSGFEGATNDGVGLADWLRAHDVDIIDVVGIATDYCVRATVLDALREGFEVRVLTDLVAAVADETGEAALQEMVGAGAQLA from the coding sequence ATGCTGGAGCTCATGCGTGCATTAGTAATTGTTGATGTTCAGAATGATTTTTGTCCCGGCGGCGCCTTGGGGGTTGCCGGCGGAACGGCGGTGGCTGAGGGCATTGCCGAATGGGTGAAGGCGAAGGATTATCCGGTGGTGGTGACGACCCAGGATTGGCATATTGATCCGGGTGCGCATTTTAATGCCGATCCGGATTTTCGGGATTCGTGGCCGGTGCATTGTGTTGCGGGGTCGCCCGGCGCCGAGTTGCATTCGGCGTTGGCGGATGTGCCGGTGACCGCAGCGTTTTTCAAGGGGCAGCATTCGGCCGCATATTCGGGTTTCGAGGGGGCAACCAATGATGGTGTTGGGTTAGCCGACTGGTTGCGGGCGCATGATGTGGACATCATTGATGTGGTGGGGATTGCCACGGATTATTGTGTGCGGGCCACGGTTTTGGATGCGCTGCGTGAGGGTTTTGAGGTGCGGGTGCTCACCGATTTGGTGGCGGCTGTGGCCGACGAGACCGGTGAGGCCGCGCTGCAAGAAATGGTGGGCGCTGGGGCCCAGTTGGCGTAA
- the orn gene encoding oligoribonuclease, whose protein sequence is MADMDKHDRIVWIDLEMTGLDIHEHTIVEVAALITDADLNVLGEGVDVVVHASEEELGQMNEFVTNMHESSGLLAEIRESKVTLKEAEDAVLELIAKHCDLEHPAPLAGNSIGTDRGFIREYMPRLDEALHYRMIDVSTVKELARRWAPRVYYHQPEKDMSHRALADIVESIRELDFYRRVLFVANPRNQACESAQAAAIERYQEYLQP, encoded by the coding sequence ATGGCCGATATGGATAAGCATGATCGAATTGTGTGGATTGACCTGGAAATGACGGGTTTGGATATTCACGAGCACACCATTGTGGAGGTGGCCGCGTTGATAACGGATGCGGATTTGAATGTGTTGGGTGAGGGGGTGGATGTGGTCGTGCATGCCAGCGAGGAAGAATTGGGGCAGATGAATGAGTTTGTGACGAACATGCACGAGTCGTCGGGGCTATTGGCGGAGATTCGGGAGTCGAAGGTGACTCTCAAAGAGGCCGAGGATGCGGTGTTGGAGTTGATTGCGAAGCATTGTGACTTAGAGCATCCGGCACCGTTGGCGGGAAATTCGATTGGGACGGATCGGGGGTTTATTCGGGAGTATATGCCCAGGTTGGATGAGGCGTTGCATTATCGGATGATTGACGTGTCGACGGTGAAGGAGTTGGCGCGCAGATGGGCGCCACGGGTGTATTATCACCAGCCGGAGAAGGACATGTCGCATCGGGCGTTGGCGGATATTGTGGAGTCGATTCGGGAGCTGGATTTTTACCGGCGAGTGTTGTTTGTAGCGAATCCGCGAAACCAGGCGTGCGAGTCGGCGCAGGCTGCCGCGATCGAACGATACCAGGAGTATTTACAACCATAA
- a CDS encoding heavy metal translocating P-type ATPase yields the protein MRRRLLCSRTGKGEGMSGEETSACGCSCGTPKPLFDEPEEHGPWWKDTELMFPITAGVFCITGFVLDHTVSPTAALACYWVALIAGGWTFIPGSLRQLVTGKGRSRMGVGLLMTIAAVGAVLLGHVGEAAALAFLFSISETLEDRAMDRAQQGLRALLSLMPNTARVVRDDVETTVPASEVQTSDVLVVGAGERVATDGTVIAGQSWLDTSAITGESIPVGVSPGSSVSAGSVNGSGTLRIRATSDGLDNSLTQIVRLVEQAQSARGERARFADRIARPLVPAVLVASLLIVLFGFLVGDPATWTQRALVVLVAASPCAMAIAVPVTVISAVGAASKLGVVIKSGVAFEQLGTIQTVAFDKTGTLTENNPRVVATHFVVDDALPMAAAVESASSHPLSRAIVAAAAEPGTNNTDAALTAHEVQEQPGRGLIGVVKGKRIRVGSPRWIPTDGASGLADRVAEMSQAGMSVVVVEVDGTPAGVLGIRDELRPEAAAAVQALADQGMRSVMLTGDQEVTAQAIAAQAGIPSDRVWAGQLPADKARVVAELVDKSPTAMIGDGINDAPALAAATVGIAMGVTGSDAAIESADVAFTGSDVRLIPVALAHARRGRRIMTGNIGLALAIIVGLFPLALFGVLGLAAVVLVHEVAEVIVIGNGLRAGRMPRQLTALPESTPAAPPQVITAQ from the coding sequence ATGCGTCGACGACTGTTGTGCTCCCGCACCGGCAAAGGGGAAGGCATGAGCGGCGAAGAAACCAGCGCATGCGGCTGCTCCTGCGGCACGCCCAAGCCCCTATTTGACGAGCCGGAAGAGCACGGACCCTGGTGGAAAGACACCGAACTCATGTTCCCCATCACCGCCGGCGTGTTCTGCATTACGGGCTTCGTCCTAGACCACACAGTCTCCCCCACCGCCGCCCTCGCCTGCTACTGGGTGGCGCTCATTGCTGGTGGGTGGACATTCATCCCCGGCTCCCTCCGGCAGCTCGTGACCGGCAAGGGGCGGTCGCGGATGGGGGTGGGCTTGCTCATGACCATTGCCGCCGTCGGGGCCGTGCTGTTGGGCCACGTCGGGGAGGCCGCGGCCCTGGCATTCCTCTTCTCCATTTCGGAAACCCTGGAGGATCGGGCCATGGACCGGGCCCAACAGGGCCTGCGGGCACTGTTGTCGCTCATGCCCAACACCGCCCGGGTGGTCCGCGACGATGTGGAAACCACGGTGCCGGCATCGGAGGTACAGACGTCGGATGTGCTAGTCGTGGGTGCCGGGGAGCGGGTAGCCACGGACGGCACGGTGATTGCGGGGCAGTCGTGGTTGGACACGTCTGCGATCACGGGCGAGTCCATTCCGGTCGGAGTTTCCCCTGGTAGTAGCGTTTCGGCTGGCTCGGTGAATGGTTCGGGAACGCTGCGGATTCGAGCCACATCGGATGGCCTGGATAATTCGTTGACGCAGATCGTGCGCCTGGTGGAACAGGCCCAGTCGGCGAGGGGGGAACGGGCGCGGTTCGCGGATCGGATTGCCCGACCCCTGGTGCCGGCGGTGCTAGTGGCATCGCTGCTGATTGTATTGTTTGGGTTCCTGGTTGGTGATCCCGCGACGTGGACGCAGCGGGCGCTGGTGGTGTTGGTGGCGGCATCGCCGTGCGCAATGGCGATTGCGGTGCCGGTGACGGTGATTTCGGCGGTGGGGGCCGCGAGCAAATTGGGGGTGGTCATCAAGTCTGGGGTGGCGTTTGAGCAGTTAGGCACGATTCAGACGGTGGCCTTTGACAAGACTGGCACGCTGACCGAGAACAACCCACGGGTTGTTGCCACCCACTTTGTGGTCGACGATGCCCTGCCCATGGCTGCGGCGGTGGAGTCGGCGTCGTCGCACCCGTTGTCGCGGGCGATCGTGGCCGCGGCCGCCGAACCCGGCACCAACAACACTGATGCCGCCCTGACAGCGCACGAGGTGCAGGAACAGCCGGGTCGGGGTCTCATTGGCGTGGTAAAGGGAAAACGTATTCGGGTGGGTAGCCCCCGGTGGATTCCCACGGATGGGGCTAGTGGGTTGGCCGACCGGGTGGCGGAGATGTCCCAGGCCGGCATGAGCGTGGTTGTGGTGGAGGTCGACGGAACGCCTGCGGGTGTCCTGGGGATTCGGGATGAGTTGCGCCCGGAGGCCGCGGCCGCGGTTCAGGCATTGGCGGATCAGGGCATGCGGTCGGTCATGCTCACCGGCGACCAGGAGGTGACCGCCCAGGCGATCGCCGCGCAGGCGGGTATTCCATCGGATCGGGTGTGGGCGGGGCAATTGCCTGCGGATAAGGCCCGGGTCGTTGCGGAGCTCGTCGATAAGTCCCCCACCGCCATGATTGGGGATGGTATCAATGATGCACCGGCGTTGGCGGCAGCGACCGTGGGGATTGCCATGGGTGTGACCGGCAGCGATGCGGCAATCGAGTCGGCGGATGTGGCGTTTACCGGGTCGGATGTGCGACTCATTCCGGTGGCGTTGGCGCATGCGCGGCGGGGTCGGCGGATCATGACCGGCAATATTGGGTTAGCGTTGGCGATCATTGTGGGGTTGTTCCCACTGGCGTTGTTTGGCGTTTTGGGGTTGGCCGCGGTGGTATTGGTGCACGAGGTTGCGGAGGTCATCGTTATTGGCAATGGGTTGCGGGCCGGCCGGATGCCGCGGCAGCTGACCGCGCTCCCCGAGTCTACCCCGGCCGCACCCCCACAAGTTATTACTGCACAATAG
- a CDS encoding UvrD-helicase domain-containing protein — protein MLLPVTPITDEEIQVIAQNSDLKPLDSERLDFLKNLGPVDVSACPGSGKTTLIIMKLLLLMEKWESTSQGICVLSHTNVAKNEVSTRLERTGINHNLNGKPHFVGTIHGFINQFITYQYLFSMGYPPQQINTNLAYEWRCKKISHQTRVYLEQHHIELKDIKIESINENSPFGDKLIDKKNAPGKHTLTYQEIAKVFWQSIRNGIITDDEILFFAKIALEICPEIIQSIRYRFPFVITDETQDCSSAQMELLNHLFDSGADKKSKSVIQRVGDPNQAIYSSSEKINFPNKDSITIANSHRLNGKIATIATSLAVSGIEGGLKGINDSNPQNPLHFILFDDQNIEKVLPTFADIVSSNIPPDVISNNKVAAIGDRIRGENEEKRPYSLRDYYPPFSADKQTRDFKHFYDYVVHAQLSIKESGMLSDGVEILADGFTRIISNDKFAIKTSARRKYQNLIQTLHDNKIDAGEIKNLFSRILLEKSTSKITYFDLLLNITKDIVLPGSNHDQEIEKIKNFYAIPKENIHRSPYPPTNVFQHNGVKIELSSIHAIKGETHAATLLLDTFNRMYFVKRIIPFLLGHKIPKRTTDKHKRAICGSFVAFTRPTHLLAVAAPESHLKENEISKLEERGWTIDTSLCEPWDEFGMESWLL, from the coding sequence ATGCTACTACCGGTAACACCTATCACAGATGAAGAAATTCAAGTCATCGCTCAAAACTCAGACTTGAAACCGCTAGATTCAGAACGTCTGGATTTTCTCAAAAATCTAGGCCCAGTAGATGTATCTGCTTGTCCCGGCAGTGGTAAAACAACATTAATTATCATGAAGTTATTACTATTAATGGAGAAATGGGAATCAACCTCTCAGGGTATTTGTGTTTTATCACACACTAACGTGGCAAAAAATGAAGTATCAACACGATTAGAGCGAACTGGAATTAATCATAATTTGAATGGTAAACCACATTTTGTCGGCACTATTCATGGTTTTATCAATCAATTCATCACCTATCAATACCTATTCTCTATGGGTTATCCGCCTCAACAAATCAATACCAATCTTGCCTATGAGTGGAGGTGCAAGAAAATATCACACCAAACAAGGGTCTATCTAGAACAGCACCATATAGAGCTTAAAGATATTAAGATCGAATCTATTAATGAGAATTCCCCTTTTGGCGACAAACTGATAGATAAAAAGAATGCACCTGGCAAACACACTTTGACATATCAAGAAATTGCAAAAGTATTTTGGCAATCCATTCGAAACGGAATTATAACGGACGATGAAATTTTATTTTTTGCCAAAATAGCACTTGAAATATGCCCAGAAATAATACAATCGATTAGATACCGATTTCCCTTTGTGATTACTGACGAGACCCAGGATTGCTCATCAGCTCAGATGGAATTACTCAACCACCTATTTGATTCTGGTGCGGATAAAAAGAGTAAATCAGTGATTCAACGAGTTGGTGATCCAAATCAAGCAATTTATTCCAGCTCTGAAAAGATTAATTTTCCCAATAAGGATTCTATCACCATCGCCAACAGTCATCGGCTAAATGGAAAAATAGCAACCATTGCTACTTCTCTTGCGGTATCAGGAATTGAGGGAGGATTAAAGGGAATCAACGATTCTAATCCGCAAAATCCTCTGCATTTTATTCTATTTGATGACCAAAATATTGAAAAAGTACTCCCAACATTTGCCGATATTGTATCATCTAATATTCCACCGGATGTTATTAGTAATAATAAGGTAGCTGCAATTGGAGACAGAATCAGGGGAGAAAATGAGGAGAAACGCCCCTATTCGCTTCGAGATTATTACCCTCCTTTCTCTGCAGATAAACAAACAAGAGATTTTAAACATTTTTATGATTATGTTGTCCATGCACAATTAAGCATCAAAGAATCAGGGATGTTAAGTGATGGAGTTGAGATTTTAGCCGATGGATTTACCCGCATTATCAGTAATGATAAATTTGCTATAAAAACTTCTGCCCGAAGAAAATACCAAAACCTGATTCAAACACTACATGACAACAAGATAGACGCTGGAGAAATCAAAAATCTATTTTCTAGAATATTACTTGAAAAAAGCACTTCTAAAATAACATATTTTGATCTACTGCTTAATATTACTAAAGATATAGTACTTCCAGGTAGTAATCATGATCAAGAAATAGAGAAGATTAAAAATTTCTACGCCATTCCAAAGGAGAACATTCATCGATCCCCTTATCCTCCCACTAATGTGTTCCAGCACAACGGAGTTAAAATTGAACTATCTTCGATCCATGCAATCAAAGGTGAAACACATGCAGCGACCCTGCTATTAGATACTTTTAACAGGATGTACTTTGTCAAACGTATAATCCCATTCCTACTCGGGCATAAAATTCCGAAGCGAACTACGGACAAACACAAAAGAGCTATTTGTGGAAGCTTTGTGGCTTTTACTCGCCCCACCCATCTCCTAGCAGTTGCAGCTCCTGAATCTCACCTAAAAGAGAATGAAATCTCTAAATTAGAAGAAAGAGGATGGACCATAGATACATCTCTCTGCGAACCATGGGATGAGTTCGGGATGGAGTCATGGTTACTATAG